A genomic region of Arachis hypogaea cultivar Tifrunner chromosome 5, arahy.Tifrunner.gnm2.J5K5, whole genome shotgun sequence contains the following coding sequences:
- the LOC112801515 gene encoding probable pectinesterase 68, giving the protein MACLSLQLLLLCFTTLTIHATKVTCAEPYHHRSTLRTLSSSSSTKSSSNHRRNHTWVGPIGQRVITVDVNGGGQFRSVQAAVNAVPDNNRMNILIQISPGYYIEKVVVPVTKPYITFEGAGKEVTVIEWHDRASDPGPNGQQLRTYRTASVTVFANYFSARNISFKNTAPAPMPGMHGWQAAAFRISGDKAYFSGCGFHGAQDTLCDDAGRHYFKDCYIEGSIDFIFGNGRSMYKDCQLHSIATRFGSIAAHGRKQAEEKTGFAFVRCRVTGTGPLYVGRAMGQYSRIVYSYTYFDDIVAHGGWDDWDHANNKNKTVFFGVYKCWGPGAEAVRGVSWAKELDFESAHPFLVKSFVNGRHWIAPSDA; this is encoded by the exons ATGGCTTGTCTCTCGCTGCAACTGCTGCTTTTGTGTTTCACCACTCTCACAATTCATGCGACAAAGGTGACATGTGCAGAACCCTACCATCACCGTAGCACCCTTAGAacattgtcttcttcttcttctaccaaaTCCTCCTCCAATCATCGTCGGAACCACACTTGGGTGGGACCAATAGGTCAGCGCGTAATCACCGTTGACGTCAACGGCGGTGGACAGTTCCGGTCGGTGCAAGCTGCGGTGAATGCCGTCCCAGACAACAATAGAATGAACATACTGATCCAAATCAGCCCGGGATACTACAT AGAGAAGGTTGTTGTGCCCGTGACGAAGCCGTACATAACGTTTGAGGGAGCGGGAAAAGAAGTGACGGTGATAGAATGGCATGATAGGGCCAGCGACCCTGGTCCCAACGGACAGCAACTGCGTACTTACAGAACTGCTTCTGTCACTGTTTTCGCCAACTATTTCTCTGCTCGCAATATCAGCTTCAAG AACACAGCGCCAGCACCAATGCCGGGGATGCATGGCTGGCAAGCGGCGGCGTTTCGAATATCCGGTGACAAAGCATACTTCTCAGGCTGTGGATTCCACGGAGCACAAGACACTCTTTGCGACGACGCTGGCAGGCATTACTTCAAGGACTGCTATATCGAGGGTTCAATTGATTTCATATTTGGGAATGGCAGATCCATGTACAAG GATTGCCAGCTACACTCAATAGCAACGAGATTTGGCTCCATAGCAGCCCATGGTAGGAAACAGGCAGAGGAGAAGACGGGCTTTGCATTCGTGAGATGCAGGGTGACGGGCACAGGCCCGCTCTATGTGGGCAGAGCCATGGGCCAGTACTCCAGAATTGTCTACTCTTACACTTACTTCGATGACATTGTTGCTCATGGCGGCTGGGATGATTGGGACCATGCCAACAATAAGAACAA GACTGTGTTCTTTGGAGTGTACAAGTGTTGGGGGCCAGGAGCAGAGGCAGTACGTGGGGTATCATGGGCCAAAGAGTTAGATTTCGAATCTGCCCACCCATTTCTCGTCAAGAGCTTTGTCAATGGCAGACACTGGATTGCGCCTTCTGATGCCTAG